From Caulobacter segnis, a single genomic window includes:
- a CDS encoding argininosuccinate synthase codes for MADKSVKKVVLAYSGGLDTSIILKWLQTEYGAEVITFTADLGQGEEIEPARAKALAAGVKPENIFIEDVREEFVRDYVFPMFRANTVYEGQYLLGTSIARPLIAKKQIEIARKMGADAVSHGATGKGNDQVRFELGYYGLEPDITVIAPWREWDFKSREALLDFAEKHQIQITKDKRGEAPFSVDANLLHSSSEGKVLEDPAVEAPEFVHMRTIAPEDAPDKPTIITIDFEKGDPVAIDGVAMSPATLLTKLNELGRDNGVGRLDLVENRFVGMKSRGVYETPGGTILLAAHRGIESITLDRGAMHLKDELMPKYASLVYNGFWFSPEREMLQAAIDYSQTKVSGQVRVKLYKGNVTVIGRTSPYSLYDQDLVTFEEGKVAYDHRDAGGFIKLNALRLRVLAKRDKRG; via the coding sequence ATGGCCGACAAGTCCGTGAAGAAGGTCGTGCTCGCCTATTCGGGCGGCCTCGACACCTCGATCATCCTCAAGTGGCTGCAGACCGAGTACGGCGCCGAGGTCATCACCTTCACGGCCGACCTCGGCCAGGGCGAAGAGATCGAACCGGCGCGCGCCAAGGCGCTGGCCGCCGGCGTCAAGCCCGAGAACATCTTCATCGAGGACGTGCGCGAGGAGTTCGTCCGCGACTACGTGTTCCCGATGTTCCGCGCCAACACGGTCTATGAGGGCCAGTACCTGCTGGGCACCTCGATCGCGCGTCCGCTGATCGCCAAGAAGCAGATCGAGATCGCCCGCAAGATGGGCGCCGACGCCGTCAGCCACGGCGCGACCGGCAAGGGCAACGACCAGGTCCGCTTCGAGCTGGGCTACTACGGCCTCGAGCCCGACATCACCGTGATCGCCCCCTGGCGCGAGTGGGACTTCAAGTCCCGCGAGGCCCTGCTGGACTTCGCCGAGAAGCACCAGATCCAGATCACCAAGGACAAGCGCGGCGAGGCGCCGTTCAGCGTCGACGCCAACCTGCTGCACAGCAGCTCGGAAGGTAAGGTCCTGGAAGACCCGGCGGTCGAGGCCCCCGAGTTCGTCCACATGCGCACGATCGCGCCGGAAGACGCGCCCGACAAGCCGACCATCATCACCATCGACTTCGAGAAGGGCGACCCGGTCGCCATCGACGGCGTCGCCATGTCGCCCGCCACCCTGTTGACCAAGCTCAACGAACTGGGCCGCGACAACGGCGTCGGTCGCCTCGACCTTGTCGAGAACCGCTTCGTCGGCATGAAGTCGCGCGGCGTCTACGAGACCCCCGGCGGCACCATCCTGCTAGCCGCCCACCGTGGCATCGAGAGCATCACGCTGGACCGCGGCGCCATGCACCTGAAGGACGAGCTGATGCCGAAATACGCATCGCTGGTCTACAACGGCTTCTGGTTCTCGCCCGAGCGCGAGATGCTGCAGGCGGCCATCGACTACAGCCAGACCAAGGTCTCGGGCCAGGTCCGCGTGAAGCTGTACAAGGGCAATGTCACGGTCATCGGCCGCACCAGCCCCTACAGCCTGTACGACCAGGACCTGGTGACGTTCGAGGAAGGCAAGGTCGCCTACGACCACCGCGACGCCGGCGGCTTCATCAAGCTGAACGCCCTGCGCCTGCGGGTGCTCGCCAAGCGCGACAAGCGCGGCTAG
- a CDS encoding KTSC domain-containing protein, protein MHVESTAIRDIDYSAEHGKLFVTFQDGDEYVYVGVPERVGKAFFRAPSKGWFFQRMIRDRYPYNRV, encoded by the coding sequence ATGCATGTGGAATCCACCGCCATCCGAGACATCGACTACTCGGCCGAGCACGGCAAGCTCTTCGTCACGTTCCAGGACGGCGACGAATACGTCTATGTCGGCGTGCCCGAACGGGTCGGCAAGGCCTTCTTCCGCGCCCCGTCCAAGGGCTGGTTCTTCCAGCGAATGATCCGCGACAGGTATCCGTACAATCGCGTGTAG
- a CDS encoding MAPEG family protein translates to MHQSHALVAIVTLVSLLVYFWMIMRIPGARRRTGIDAPAMTGHPELERHLRIQANTVEWLVVYLPSLWLFAIYWNDLVAAALGGIWMIGRIIYALGYAADPKKRELGFIIQGLATAVLLFGALGRAIYVLIVIGN, encoded by the coding sequence ATGCATCAGTCCCACGCGCTGGTGGCGATCGTCACCCTGGTGTCGCTGCTGGTCTATTTCTGGATGATCATGCGCATCCCCGGCGCCCGCCGCCGGACCGGCATCGACGCCCCGGCCATGACCGGCCATCCGGAGCTGGAGCGCCACCTTCGCATCCAGGCCAACACCGTCGAGTGGCTGGTCGTCTACCTGCCCTCGCTGTGGCTGTTCGCGATCTACTGGAACGACCTGGTGGCCGCCGCCCTGGGCGGAATCTGGATGATCGGCCGGATCATCTACGCCCTGGGCTACGCCGCCGATCCCAAGAAGCGCGAACTGGGCTTCATCATCCAGGGCCTGGCCACGGCGGTGCTGCTGTTCGGCGCCCTGGGGCGGGCGATCTACGTGCTGATCGTGATCGGCAACTAG
- a CDS encoding LysE family translocator, with amino-acid sequence MDHLPVDPARYGAFLVAMFVMAITPGPANLFAIATGMERGKGAALISVIGMNTATLVWFSGSALGLGALILAFPKAFHVLAYAGAAYLVWLGLKSLWAGIKNLESHASATVRAGRSAFLDGFMVQIANPKILLFFSGVLPPFLDIKRPLAPQLVMFACATIGMDLISMSSYGLGGAALSTRMNEPGFRRGFAILVGVLLITAAVLIVSRG; translated from the coding sequence ATGGACCACTTGCCCGTCGATCCCGCCCGCTACGGCGCCTTCCTGGTCGCCATGTTCGTCATGGCCATCACGCCAGGGCCGGCCAACCTGTTCGCCATCGCCACCGGCATGGAGCGCGGCAAGGGCGCGGCCCTGATCAGCGTGATCGGCATGAACACCGCCACCCTGGTCTGGTTCAGCGGCTCGGCCCTGGGCCTGGGCGCGCTGATCCTGGCCTTCCCCAAGGCGTTCCACGTCCTGGCCTATGCGGGCGCGGCCTATCTGGTCTGGCTGGGGCTCAAGTCGCTGTGGGCCGGGATCAAGAACCTCGAAAGTCACGCCTCGGCGACCGTCCGCGCCGGCCGCTCGGCCTTTCTCGACGGCTTCATGGTCCAGATCGCCAATCCGAAGATCCTGCTGTTCTTCTCCGGCGTGCTGCCGCCGTTCCTGGACATCAAAAGACCGCTGGCTCCGCAGCTGGTGATGTTCGCCTGCGCCACCATCGGCATGGACCTGATCAGCATGTCCAGCTACGGGCTGGGCGGGGCGGCCCTATCGACCCGCATGAACGAGCCCGGCTTCCGCCGTGGTTTCGCGATCCTGGTCGGCGTCCTGCTGATCACGGCCGCCGTGCTGATCGTGTCGCGGGGGTGA
- a CDS encoding CC0125/CC1285 family lipoprotein → MSMKKVAIAAALAITATLSACATPTPYQPKVTSGSVTGGFSEQKLEGDRYRISFAGNSLTSRETVERYLLYRSAELTVQQGYDWFETADHRTDRTARSYVEPDPFMRPGFGYGYPYGYWRPSWRYFGPGYGWRSWDPFWGDPFFADRAQIRTIERFEAGAEIVMHRGKKPEGDPRAYDAREIMANLASTIQRPQPK, encoded by the coding sequence ATGTCCATGAAGAAGGTCGCCATCGCCGCGGCGCTGGCGATCACCGCCACCCTGTCGGCCTGCGCCACGCCAACGCCGTACCAGCCCAAGGTCACCTCGGGCTCGGTCACCGGCGGGTTCTCCGAGCAGAAGCTGGAAGGCGACCGCTACCGGATCAGCTTCGCCGGCAACAGCCTGACCTCGCGCGAGACCGTCGAGCGCTATCTGCTCTACCGGTCGGCCGAGCTGACCGTGCAGCAGGGCTACGACTGGTTCGAAACCGCCGACCACCGCACCGACCGCACCGCCCGCAGCTATGTCGAGCCCGATCCGTTCATGCGGCCGGGCTTCGGGTATGGCTATCCGTACGGCTACTGGCGCCCGTCCTGGCGCTATTTCGGCCCGGGCTATGGCTGGCGCAGCTGGGACCCCTTCTGGGGTGACCCCTTCTTCGCCGACCGCGCCCAGATTCGCACCATCGAGCGGTTCGAGGCCGGCGCCGAGATCGTGATGCACCGAGGCAAGAAGCCGGAAGGCGACCCGCGCGCCTACGACGCCCGCGAGATCATGGCCAACCTGGCCAGCACGATCCAGCGGCCCCAGCCGAAGTAG
- a CDS encoding SDR family NAD(P)-dependent oxidoreductase produces MKLDNTVAAVVTGGASGLGEATARALAAQGVKVAIFDMNEGRGEEVAREIGGLFCKVNVTSDADVDAGFEKARAAHGQERILVNCAGTGNAAKTASRDKATGETKHFPLDAFDRIIQINLVGTFRCIAKSAKGMLDLEPLEDGERGAIVNTASVAAEDGQMGQAAYSASKGGVVGMTLPIARDLMGEGIRVNTILPGIFNTPLMNGAPEAVKAGLAASVPFPKRLGNPEEYAQLAVTMITCGYFNGEDVRLDGGIRMAPR; encoded by the coding sequence ATGAAACTCGACAACACCGTCGCCGCTGTCGTCACCGGGGGCGCTTCGGGCCTGGGCGAGGCCACGGCCCGGGCCCTGGCCGCCCAGGGCGTCAAGGTCGCCATCTTCGACATGAACGAGGGCCGGGGCGAAGAGGTCGCGCGCGAGATCGGCGGCCTGTTCTGCAAAGTCAACGTGACCAGCGACGCCGATGTCGACGCCGGTTTCGAAAAGGCCCGCGCCGCCCACGGCCAGGAGCGGATCCTGGTCAACTGCGCCGGCACCGGCAACGCCGCCAAGACCGCCAGCCGCGACAAGGCCACCGGCGAGACCAAGCACTTCCCGCTCGACGCCTTCGACCGCATCATCCAGATCAATCTGGTCGGCACGTTCCGCTGCATCGCCAAGTCGGCCAAGGGCATGCTGGACCTGGAGCCGCTGGAGGACGGCGAGCGCGGCGCGATCGTCAACACCGCCAGCGTCGCCGCCGAGGATGGTCAGATGGGCCAGGCGGCCTATTCGGCGTCCAAGGGCGGCGTGGTGGGCATGACCCTGCCGATCGCCCGCGACCTGATGGGCGAGGGCATCCGGGTCAACACCATCCTGCCGGGCATCTTCAACACCCCGCTGATGAACGGCGCGCCCGAAGCGGTGAAGGCGGGTCTGGCCGCGAGCGTGCCGTTCCCCAAGCGCCTGGGCAATCCCGAGGAATACGCCCAACTGGCGGTGACCATGATCACCTGCGGCTACTTCAACGGCGAGGACGTGCGCCTGGACGGCGGCATCCGCATGGCGCCGCGCTGA
- a CDS encoding YkvA family protein, with protein sequence MSGEAKPSPDVNVNEVLDPKKALAPVTVRVNEQRVREGFLPKIRKVAAKVPFAADALSVWWAARDPETPMAAKGMMLAALAYFVLPTDAIPDILPAIGFTDDAAVFAALMAILGKTLKPRHKEAAQAFLQRLSDDAPGR encoded by the coding sequence ATGAGCGGCGAGGCCAAACCGTCCCCCGACGTCAACGTCAACGAGGTGCTGGACCCGAAGAAGGCCCTGGCGCCCGTCACGGTCCGCGTCAACGAACAGCGGGTGCGCGAGGGCTTCCTGCCCAAGATCCGCAAGGTCGCCGCCAAGGTGCCGTTCGCCGCCGACGCCCTGTCGGTCTGGTGGGCCGCGCGCGATCCGGAGACCCCCATGGCGGCCAAGGGCATGATGCTGGCGGCCCTGGCCTATTTCGTCCTGCCGACCGATGCGATCCCCGACATCCTGCCCGCCATCGGCTTCACCGACGACGCGGCGGTGTTCGCGGCCTTGATGGCCATCCTGGGAAAGACCCTCAAGCCCCGCCACAAGGAAGCCGCCCAGGCCTTCCTGCAACGCCTCTCCGATGATGCTCCGGGCCGATGA
- a CDS encoding lysoplasmalogenase, with protein MTPETVLWAIAAGSALAYGLLFVEQSPSILRTVVKTCAVAALAVLAYLDGGSVLLAIALTFCALGDAFLAQDPKRWLPLGLAAFLVGHLVYIPLFLEREGAPPIWFWPAAVGIGAIAGLMLRALWGSLSKLRIPVAVYVLAIVGMVVTSLLLPARAWPTTVGALAFMASDAILSFDLFKNAKLLGSPRLTAWAIWFLYWGGQAGITHGMLS; from the coding sequence ATGACGCCTGAGACGGTCCTGTGGGCGATCGCGGCCGGCAGCGCCCTCGCCTACGGCCTGCTTTTCGTCGAGCAATCGCCCTCGATCCTTCGCACCGTCGTCAAGACCTGCGCCGTCGCCGCCCTGGCCGTGCTGGCCTATCTGGACGGCGGATCGGTGTTGCTGGCCATCGCCCTCACCTTCTGCGCCCTGGGCGACGCCTTCCTGGCCCAGGACCCCAAGCGCTGGCTACCCCTGGGCCTGGCCGCCTTCCTGGTCGGGCATCTGGTCTACATTCCGCTGTTCCTGGAGCGCGAGGGCGCGCCGCCGATCTGGTTCTGGCCGGCCGCCGTCGGGATCGGGGCCATCGCCGGCCTGATGCTGCGGGCGCTGTGGGGGTCGCTGAGCAAGCTGCGGATCCCCGTGGCCGTCTACGTCCTGGCCATCGTCGGCATGGTCGTCACCAGCCTGCTTCTGCCCGCGCGCGCCTGGCCGACCACCGTCGGCGCCCTGGCCTTCATGGCCTCGGACGCCATCCTCTCGTTCGACCTGTTCAAGAACGCCAAGCTGCTTGGCTCGCCGCGCCTGACCGCGTGGGCGATCTGGTTCCTCTACTGGGGCGGCCAGGCCGGCATCACTCACGGCATGCTGAGCTGA
- a CDS encoding GNAT family N-acetyltransferase has translation MSTDGLVVSRALSDEAAIIANLMQLYIHDFSELWFDREAEGELEPDGRYADYPGLAAYWTDPTRAAWLFRMKGRPVGFALVNETAHAPTPVDQAVAEFFIVRKHRRRGVGLAAAHALFGTAWGVWEAAVVRRNAGALAFWRRAAASYPGVRDLVEEDRHDTLWDGAVLRFRVG, from the coding sequence ATGTCGACCGACGGCCTCGTGGTCAGCCGCGCCCTTTCCGACGAGGCGGCGATCATCGCCAACCTGATGCAGCTCTACATCCACGACTTCTCCGAACTGTGGTTCGACCGCGAGGCCGAGGGTGAATTGGAGCCGGACGGCCGCTACGCGGACTATCCCGGTCTCGCCGCCTACTGGACGGACCCGACGCGCGCGGCGTGGCTGTTCCGGATGAAGGGGCGGCCGGTGGGCTTCGCCCTGGTCAACGAGACGGCCCACGCGCCGACCCCGGTCGACCAGGCGGTGGCCGAGTTCTTCATCGTCCGCAAGCACCGCCGGCGCGGCGTCGGCCTCGCCGCCGCCCACGCCCTGTTCGGCACGGCCTGGGGCGTCTGGGAGGCCGCGGTGGTCCGCCGCAACGCCGGCGCCCTGGCCTTCTGGCGGCGCGCGGCCGCGAGCTATCCGGGCGTGCGAGACCTGGTCGAGGAGGATCGCCACGACACCCTGTGGGACGGCGCGGTGCTGCGCTTCCGGGTCGGCTAG
- a CDS encoding SAM-dependent methyltransferase has translation MIEALLSKMIKTGDLTAHLPGGRVVKAGDGTGPPVTIRVNSRGLRRLANPSLGLGEGYMEEDIVFEQGTIDQLLTIVGESGGRKPKRGSALTRFRKALKRRVQQVNDRVASRRNVAHHYDLSNDLYRRFLDTDMQYSCAYFERPDMTLEEAQAAKKALIGRKLLIQPGMKTLDIGSGWGGLSMTLAKDFGAQMTGVTLSTEQLALAKERAEKAGLSDKTDFRLTDYRDLDEKFERIVSVGMLEHVGAPNFRTYFETIAKLLDEDGVALVHSIGKMHGPGATNAFTQKYIFPGGYIPGLSEIVAAIEHAGLWITDIEILRLHYAETCRIWRERFMADPDIPQMFDGRFRRMWEFYLAGAELGFRHGGHMVFQIQLAKKRDATPLTRDYLLGSR, from the coding sequence ATGATCGAAGCCCTGCTCAGCAAAATGATCAAGACCGGCGACCTGACGGCGCATCTGCCCGGCGGTCGCGTCGTCAAGGCGGGGGACGGAACCGGACCGCCGGTGACCATCCGGGTCAACAGCCGGGGCCTGCGCCGCCTGGCCAATCCCAGCCTGGGCCTGGGCGAAGGCTATATGGAAGAGGACATCGTCTTCGAACAGGGGACGATCGACCAGCTGCTGACCATCGTCGGCGAGAGCGGCGGCCGCAAGCCCAAGCGCGGCTCGGCCCTGACCCGGTTCCGCAAGGCGCTGAAGCGGCGCGTCCAGCAGGTCAACGACCGCGTGGCCTCGCGCCGCAACGTCGCCCACCACTACGACCTGTCGAACGACCTCTACCGCCGGTTCCTCGATACCGACATGCAGTACAGCTGCGCCTATTTCGAGCGTCCGGACATGACGCTGGAAGAGGCCCAGGCCGCCAAGAAGGCCCTGATCGGCCGCAAGCTGCTGATCCAGCCAGGCATGAAAACCCTGGACATCGGCTCGGGCTGGGGCGGGCTGTCGATGACCCTGGCCAAGGACTTCGGGGCCCAGATGACGGGCGTGACCCTGTCGACCGAGCAGCTGGCGCTGGCCAAGGAACGGGCCGAGAAGGCGGGCCTCTCGGACAAGACCGATTTCCGCCTAACCGACTATCGCGACCTCGACGAGAAATTCGAGCGCATCGTCTCGGTCGGCATGCTGGAGCATGTCGGCGCGCCGAATTTCCGGACCTATTTCGAGACCATCGCCAAGCTGCTGGACGAGGACGGCGTCGCCCTGGTCCATTCGATCGGCAAGATGCACGGCCCCGGCGCGACCAACGCCTTCACCCAGAAGTACATCTTCCCCGGCGGCTACATTCCGGGCCTGTCCGAGATCGTCGCGGCGATCGAGCACGCCGGCCTGTGGATCACCGACATCGAGATCCTGCGCCTGCACTACGCCGAGACCTGCCGCATCTGGCGCGAGCGGTTCATGGCCGATCCGGACATCCCCCAGATGTTCGACGGCCGTTTCCGGCGGATGTGGGAGTTCTACCTGGCCGGCGCCGAACTGGGCTTCCGCCACGGCGGTCACATGGTCTTCCAGATCCAGCTGGCCAAGAAGCGCGACGCCACGCCGCTGACGCGGGACTATCTGCTGGGAAGCCGATAG
- a CDS encoding nuclear transport factor 2 family protein, with translation MMRQCLFLLTAMTALWTAAPSTGIAAEPAAVWRRHETAEDRAAIEAVIERFRLAVIAKDGAAISKLLLNSRIVFNEIDDQAAIDKGRGLDVHFDGLGGPGFPAFSRYLAGEKAQIEERFSNVVVVQDGPLALVTFDYQFLSDGKVDNRGVEHWMLRKTDGQWRIFSVVWTAT, from the coding sequence ATGATGCGCCAATGCCTGTTCCTTTTGACGGCGATGACGGCCTTATGGACGGCGGCGCCGAGCACGGGCATCGCCGCGGAGCCGGCGGCCGTCTGGCGTCGCCACGAGACCGCCGAGGACCGCGCGGCGATCGAGGCGGTGATCGAGCGGTTCCGCCTCGCGGTCATCGCCAAGGACGGCGCGGCCATCTCCAAGCTGCTGCTCAATTCCCGCATCGTCTTCAACGAGATCGACGACCAGGCCGCGATCGACAAGGGGCGCGGCCTGGACGTGCATTTCGATGGACTGGGCGGGCCGGGCTTTCCGGCCTTCTCGCGGTATCTGGCCGGTGAAAAGGCCCAGATCGAGGAGCGTTTCAGCAACGTCGTCGTGGTGCAGGACGGGCCGCTGGCCCTGGTCACGTTCGACTATCAGTTCCTCTCCGACGGAAAGGTCGACAACCGCGGCGTCGAGCATTGGATGCTGCGCAAGACCGACGGGCAGTGGCGGATCTTCAGCGTGGTTTGGACCGCCACCTGA
- a CDS encoding amino acid permease: MAPFRAADLLRRKPVAQVEGEHPPEHLPRTIGLFQLTMLGVGATIGTGIFVALTTAVPAAGPAVILAFVLAGITAALTALCYAELASTIPVSGSSYSYAYATLGEFVAFIVGACLLLEYAVSASAIAVGWGQYLNEMLVDLVGWKMPDAIAKAPGAGGVFNLPAVVLVGSCMILLLRGVKESTTINAVLVVLKLLILAFFVIVAFSGFQARNLTPFMPMGLAGVGTAAGSIFFSYIGIDAVSTAGEEVKDPHRTLPLGIVLSLLIVTAIYILVALAAVGAQPWTAFAGQEAGLAVILRNLTGQAWTSLVLCVGAIVSIFSITLVVMYGQTRILYAMSRDGLLPKLFQRLDPRTRSPDLNTYVVAAFIAVLAAFVPLDVLMNLTSMGTLIAFAIVSLGVIILRRIQPDLPRGYKVPLYPVLPVASVAFCAYLVWKLPADTWLLFAVWVAGACAIYFGYSRKHSRLNG, translated from the coding sequence ATGGCCCCGTTCCGCGCCGCCGACCTCCTGCGCCGCAAGCCCGTGGCGCAGGTCGAAGGCGAGCATCCGCCCGAACACCTGCCGCGCACGATCGGCTTGTTCCAGCTGACCATGCTGGGCGTCGGCGCCACGATCGGCACCGGCATCTTCGTGGCCCTGACCACGGCCGTGCCCGCCGCCGGTCCAGCGGTGATCCTCGCGTTCGTTCTGGCTGGGATCACGGCGGCCCTGACGGCCCTGTGCTACGCCGAGCTGGCCTCGACCATCCCCGTGTCGGGCTCGTCCTACTCGTACGCCTACGCCACCCTGGGCGAGTTCGTCGCCTTCATCGTCGGCGCGTGCCTCCTGCTGGAATACGCCGTCTCGGCCTCGGCCATCGCGGTGGGCTGGGGCCAGTACCTGAACGAGATGCTGGTCGACCTGGTCGGCTGGAAGATGCCCGACGCCATCGCCAAGGCCCCCGGCGCGGGTGGTGTCTTCAACCTGCCGGCCGTGGTGCTGGTCGGATCCTGCATGATCCTGCTGCTGCGCGGGGTGAAGGAGTCGACCACGATCAACGCCGTCCTGGTGGTGCTGAAGCTGCTGATCCTGGCCTTCTTCGTGATCGTCGCCTTCAGCGGCTTCCAAGCCCGCAACCTGACGCCGTTCATGCCGATGGGGCTGGCGGGCGTCGGGACCGCCGCCGGATCCATTTTCTTCTCCTATATCGGCATCGACGCGGTCTCGACGGCCGGCGAGGAGGTCAAGGATCCGCACCGCACCCTGCCGCTGGGCATCGTGCTGTCCTTGCTGATCGTCACCGCCATCTACATCCTGGTGGCCCTGGCCGCCGTCGGGGCCCAGCCCTGGACCGCCTTCGCCGGCCAGGAGGCGGGCCTGGCGGTGATCCTGCGCAACCTGACGGGACAGGCCTGGACCTCGCTGGTGCTGTGCGTCGGCGCGATCGTCTCGATCTTCTCGATCACCTTGGTCGTCATGTACGGCCAGACGCGGATCCTCTATGCCATGAGCCGCGATGGCCTGCTGCCCAAGCTGTTCCAGCGCCTGGACCCCAGGACCCGCAGCCCCGACCTCAACACCTATGTCGTGGCGGCCTTCATCGCCGTGCTGGCGGCCTTCGTGCCGCTGGACGTGCTGATGAACCTGACCAGCATGGGCACCCTGATCGCCTTCGCCATCGTCTCGCTGGGCGTGATCATCCTGCGCCGGATCCAGCCGGACCTGCCGCGCGGCTACAAGGTCCCGCTATACCCGGTCCTGCCGGTCGCCAGCGTGGCCTTCTGCGCCTATCTGGTCTGGAAGCTGCCGGCGGACACCTGGCTGCTGTTCGCGGTGTGGGTGGCCGGCGCCTGCGCGATCTATTTCGGCTATTCGCGCAAGCACTCGCGGCTGAACGGCTGA
- a CDS encoding IS110 family transposase: MGWKMMPQEPAYVAVDVSKATLEIGEPAVDRTWSVRNEPKGWRKLIGWIERLGRPVVVGLEPSGGYEHGLIEALLEAGIDVRWCDPARVRALAKALGAPAKTDRIDVGMIRRFLSQTGGRPVRRDPERNELRASLSARRAAQEAAQALEAQAQALPQGDARQALAALAAQARLTMKAQERAAIALVRASQALAPTWRRLQTAPGVGPLVAAELIAHMPELGAVTSKAVAKLAGLAPFIRKSGQWQGRAVCSGGRSRPRQLLYLAVIACLRGSSRTKATYQHLVANGKPPKVAITACMRRLLVTLNAMIRDQADWTLA; this comes from the coding sequence ATGGGCTGGAAGATGATGCCACAAGAGCCGGCCTATGTGGCCGTGGACGTGTCGAAGGCGACGTTGGAGATCGGCGAACCGGCGGTTGATCGGACCTGGTCGGTCCGCAATGAGCCCAAGGGTTGGCGCAAGCTGATCGGCTGGATCGAGAGGCTTGGGCGGCCGGTCGTGGTGGGGCTTGAACCCTCTGGCGGCTATGAGCATGGCCTGATCGAAGCTCTGCTGGAGGCCGGGATAGACGTGCGTTGGTGTGACCCGGCGCGGGTGCGGGCGCTGGCCAAGGCGCTGGGCGCGCCGGCCAAGACCGATCGGATCGACGTCGGCATGATCCGGCGGTTCCTGTCCCAGACCGGCGGGCGGCCGGTTCGGCGCGATCCCGAACGGAATGAACTCAGGGCGAGCTTGAGCGCGCGCCGAGCCGCCCAGGAGGCCGCCCAGGCGCTTGAGGCCCAGGCTCAGGCGCTGCCGCAGGGCGACGCTCGCCAAGCGCTCGCCGCCCTGGCCGCCCAGGCCCGGCTCACGATGAAAGCCCAGGAACGCGCCGCCATCGCTCTGGTCCGAGCCAGCCAGGCGCTCGCGCCGACATGGCGCAGACTGCAGACCGCGCCGGGCGTGGGTCCCCTCGTCGCCGCCGAGCTCATCGCCCACATGCCCGAACTGGGCGCGGTCACCAGCAAGGCCGTCGCAAAGCTGGCCGGGCTCGCCCCATTCATCAGAAAAAGCGGCCAATGGCAGGGGCGCGCCGTGTGCTCTGGCGGACGCTCCAGACCCAGGCAACTGCTCTACCTGGCTGTCATCGCCTGCCTGCGTGGCTCGTCACGAACCAAAGCCACCTATCAACATCTGGTCGCCAACGGAAAGCCACCCAAGGTGGCTATCACAGCCTGCATGCGACGCCTTCTCGTCACGCTAAACGCCATGATCCGCGACCAAGCCGACTGGACACTCGCGTGA